The following are from one region of the Mustela lutreola isolate mMusLut2 chromosome 7, mMusLut2.pri, whole genome shotgun sequence genome:
- the LOC131836238 gene encoding transcription factor BTF3-like — MKETIMNQEKFAKLQAQVHIGGKGTPHRKKKMVHRTATADDKKLQFSLKELGVNNISGIEKVNMFTNQGTVIHFNNPKVQASLAANTFTITGHAETKQLTEMLPSILNQLGADSLTSLRRLAEALPKQSVDGKAPLATGEEDDDEVPDLVENFDEASKNEAN, encoded by the coding sequence ATGAAAGAAACTATCATGAACCAGGAGAAATTCGCCAAACTGCAAGCACAAGTGCACATTGGTGGGAAAGGAACTCCTCACCGAAAGAAGAAGATGGTTCATAGAACAGCTACAGCAGATGATAAAAAACTTCAGTTCTCCTTAAAGGAGTTAGGGGTAAACAATATCTCTGGTATTGAAAAAGTAAATATGttcacaaaccaaggaacagtGATCCACTTTAACAACCCCAAAGTTCAGGCATCGCTGGCAGCGAACACTTTCACCATTACAGGCCATGCTGAGACAAAGCAGTTGACAGAAATGCTACCCAGTATCTTAAACCAACTTGGTGCAGACAGTCTGACTAGTTTAAGAAGACTGGCTGAAGCTCTGCCCAAACAATCTGTGGATGGAAAAGCACCACTTGCTACTGGAGAGGAGGATGATGATGAAGTTCCAGATCTTGTGGAGAATTTTGATGAAGCTTCCAAGAATGAAGCAAACTGA